One segment of Paenibacillus sp. FSL R7-0337 DNA contains the following:
- the spoVT gene encoding stage V sporulation protein T: protein MKATGIVRRIDDLGRVVIPKEIRRTLRIREGDPLEIFVDRDGEVILKKYSPIGELGDFAKEYAESLYEGTGHITMITDRDTFIALAGGSKKDYLEKQVGVLLEKVMESRKTMLENNAGSYDISKDHTELLSTYVAAPIISGGDPIGCVVLLNKDDSVKMAQMEVKMAETAAAFLGKQMEQ, encoded by the coding sequence ATGAAAGCTACTGGTATTGTAAGACGTATTGATGACCTCGGACGAGTTGTTATCCCCAAAGAGATTAGACGCACATTGCGGATTCGTGAGGGCGATCCTCTGGAAATTTTTGTAGACCGCGATGGTGAGGTTATACTGAAAAAATATTCGCCGATTGGTGAATTGGGCGATTTCGCCAAGGAATATGCAGAGTCGCTGTATGAAGGAACAGGGCATATTACCATGATTACGGATCGGGACACGTTCATCGCGCTCGCCGGCGGCTCCAAGAAGGATTATCTGGAGAAGCAAGTGGGTGTACTGCTGGAAAAGGTAATGGAAAGCCGTAAAACGATGCTTGAGAACAATGCAGGCAGCTATGACATCAGCAAGGACCACACGGAGCTGTTATCCACGTATGTGGCAGCGCCTATTATCTCCGGAGGAGACCCCATCGGCTGCGTAGTGCTGCTGAATAAGGATGATTCGGTCAAGATGGCCCAGATGGAAGTGAAAATGGCTGAGACAGCCGCTGCCTTCCTGGGCAAGCAAATGGAGCAGTAA
- a CDS encoding polysaccharide biosynthesis protein, translating into MTSNTQGSKLLQGAFILSAAAIFSKLIGTLQKIPLQNMGGDAAFGIYNTVYPLYTILVTVAMLGLPAAISRFVAEASAAQDTQKGRRVLLLSAGITAASGLLLGILVYAGAPLIAVWVGSSHIVPALRSSAWGLAVVPLMAALRGYFQGLHNMMPTAVSQVVEQSVRVAVMIALLLYLTGAGADAAGIAAGAMLGPAGGGIAGLGVMLLYWRGHRRDLQDRLPQASFKNRTASAVRSAKQGVPARELLAYGLPVMLGALAVPLIGLVDVFTVPRLLAGSGSSETAAMAQFGIYNRGLPLVQIVTMLATSLSVVFIPALAEAKYQRDEALIRTRITLSMRWFWLLGLAASVGLAVLAEPVNTALYGDAAGSGAMTWLAFTAAGGTVSIISAALLQGLGAVRAPALHLLAAALLKAALNLLLVPQQGITGAAIAGVAAHLFAAALNVLLLYRQGHLRLRAADVLLKPAALLAGLGLVAAAVSHGAARAADAAGFGGGRTAALAQSLLGVLAGCAVFALGAVALRLLSESELRQLPGFGPRLADKLKKLRLFP; encoded by the coding sequence ATGACATCCAATACTCAAGGCTCGAAGCTGCTGCAGGGCGCTTTTATTCTTAGCGCGGCAGCTATTTTCTCGAAACTGATCGGTACGCTCCAGAAGATACCGCTGCAGAATATGGGCGGTGACGCCGCGTTCGGCATCTACAATACGGTCTATCCGCTGTATACCATTCTGGTTACGGTGGCGATGCTCGGGCTGCCTGCCGCCATCTCGCGGTTCGTGGCCGAGGCCTCGGCGGCACAGGACACGCAGAAGGGGCGGCGGGTGCTGCTGCTATCAGCCGGAATTACGGCGGCCAGCGGCCTTTTGCTCGGCATTCTGGTCTACGCCGGGGCTCCGCTCATTGCGGTATGGGTCGGCAGCTCCCATATTGTCCCTGCTCTGCGCAGCAGCGCCTGGGGGCTGGCGGTGGTACCGCTGATGGCGGCACTGCGCGGCTACTTCCAGGGGCTGCATAATATGATGCCGACCGCCGTATCACAGGTGGTCGAGCAGTCTGTCCGCGTGGCGGTCATGATCGCACTTCTGCTGTATCTGACGGGCGCTGGCGCAGATGCGGCAGGAATTGCTGCCGGTGCGATGCTGGGGCCCGCTGGAGGCGGTATCGCCGGTCTTGGCGTAATGCTGCTGTATTGGCGAGGCCACCGCCGGGACTTGCAGGACAGGCTGCCCCAAGCTTCGTTTAAGAACAGAACAGCATCAGCCGTACGAAGTGCTAAGCAGGGCGTTCCTGCCCGCGAGCTGTTGGCCTATGGCCTCCCGGTGATGCTTGGCGCACTTGCGGTTCCGTTAATCGGCCTCGTCGATGTCTTCACAGTTCCCCGTCTGCTGGCGGGGAGCGGGAGCAGCGAGACGGCGGCGATGGCCCAGTTCGGCATCTATAACCGCGGGCTGCCGCTCGTGCAGATCGTAACGATGCTGGCGACCTCACTCTCGGTCGTCTTCATTCCGGCGCTGGCCGAAGCGAAGTACCAGCGGGATGAGGCCTTGATCCGCACGCGCATCACGCTGTCGATGCGCTGGTTCTGGCTGCTCGGGCTGGCCGCCTCCGTAGGCCTGGCCGTGCTTGCAGAGCCGGTGAACACGGCTCTGTACGGGGACGCCGCCGGCAGCGGCGCGATGACCTGGCTGGCCTTCACCGCCGCAGGCGGTACGGTCAGCATCATCTCCGCCGCGCTGCTGCAAGGCCTGGGCGCCGTGCGCGCGCCGGCGCTGCATCTCTTGGCCGCCGCTCTGCTCAAGGCGGCCCTCAACCTGCTGCTAGTCCCGCAGCAGGGCATTACCGGTGCGGCCATCGCCGGCGTGGCCGCACATCTTTTCGCAGCAGCGCTGAACGTGCTGCTGCTCTACCGGCAGGGACATCTGCGGCTGCGCGCCGCAGATGTCCTGCTGAAGCCCGCGGCGCTGCTCGCGGGCCTGGGGCTGGTTGCCGCAGCCGTGAGCCACGGCGCAGCCAGGGCGGCAGACGCCGCCGGCTTCGGAGGCGGGCGGACCGCGGCCCTGGCGCAGAGCCTGCTCGGCGTGCTCGCAGGCTGCGCCGTCTTCGCACTCGGCGCAGTGGCGCTGCGGCTGCTCAGCGAGAGCGAGCTGCGCCAGCTTCCGGGCTTCGGCCCCCGCTTGGCGGACAAGCTAAAAAAGCTGCGCCTGTTCCCTTAA
- the mazG gene encoding nucleoside triphosphate pyrophosphohydrolase encodes MSATLTIVGLGSGNPDRLTLGIIKKLKAASAVYVRTAEHPVMAALAEMEIAWESFDGLYETLSSFPEVYEAITATLIEKAAAAPQGTEIVYAVPGHPMVAESAVSLLRGRCPEAGIELNILGGESFLDEAFVRLGFDPIEGFQLLDASGIRSSQLHPELHTLIGQVYDSFTASETKLCLMELYPPEYEVIAAHALGVEGEEQILRVPLYELDRLDGYGNLSLVYVPASRADEARNRTFARLHEIVDILRSPEGCPWDREQTHESLRKNLIEETYEVLETIDEDDPDHMKEELGDLLLQIMLHSQMEEELGAFSVYDVIEGLNEKLLFRHPHVFGDQAAGNAEEALQNWEGMKAEEKRRKGVEPEALSALSGVPRDLPALMKAYKLQKKASKVGFDWDNTSDVLAKIREEIDELQEAIETGQSAGEQMLELGDLLFAATNAARFIGADPEEALTRTNRKFVARFEYIERRLRDQGVRLEDSPLEEMEALWQEAKAEERKQ; translated from the coding sequence ATGAGCGCAACATTAACGATCGTCGGCCTGGGCTCCGGGAATCCGGACCGGCTGACACTGGGCATCATCAAGAAGCTGAAGGCGGCCTCGGCCGTATACGTGCGGACCGCAGAGCATCCTGTTATGGCTGCACTGGCGGAGATGGAGATCGCCTGGGAGTCCTTCGACGGGCTGTATGAGACGCTGTCGTCCTTCCCTGAGGTCTATGAAGCCATTACGGCAACGCTGATCGAGAAGGCTGCGGCCGCTCCGCAGGGGACGGAGATTGTCTATGCCGTGCCGGGGCATCCCATGGTGGCCGAATCCGCTGTCTCCCTGCTGCGCGGGCGCTGCCCGGAGGCAGGCATTGAGCTGAATATCCTCGGCGGAGAGAGCTTCCTGGATGAAGCGTTCGTCCGTCTGGGCTTTGATCCGATTGAAGGCTTCCAGCTGCTGGATGCCTCTGGTATCCGTAGCTCCCAGCTTCACCCGGAGCTGCATACCCTGATCGGGCAGGTCTATGACAGCTTCACCGCATCTGAAACCAAGCTCTGCCTGATGGAACTGTACCCGCCTGAGTATGAGGTGATCGCTGCACATGCGCTTGGTGTGGAAGGCGAGGAGCAGATTCTCCGTGTGCCGCTGTACGAGCTGGACCGGCTGGACGGCTATGGTAATCTGTCGCTGGTATATGTTCCGGCGAGCCGTGCGGATGAAGCGCGTAACCGCACCTTTGCCCGGCTGCATGAAATTGTCGATATTCTGCGGAGCCCTGAGGGCTGTCCCTGGGACCGTGAGCAGACGCATGAATCCTTGCGCAAAAATCTAATCGAAGAGACCTATGAGGTGCTGGAGACGATTGACGAGGATGATCCGGACCATATGAAGGAAGAGCTGGGCGATCTGCTGCTCCAAATTATGCTGCACTCCCAGATGGAAGAAGAGCTGGGAGCCTTCAGTGTCTACGATGTCATTGAGGGGCTGAATGAGAAGCTGCTGTTCCGCCACCCGCATGTCTTCGGTGATCAAGCGGCTGGCAATGCCGAGGAGGCACTGCAGAACTGGGAAGGGATGAAGGCCGAGGAGAAGCGGCGCAAAGGCGTGGAGCCCGAAGCCCTGTCCGCACTTAGCGGGGTTCCAAGGGATCTGCCGGCACTGATGAAGGCGTACAAGCTGCAGAAGAAGGCATCCAAAGTCGGATTCGACTGGGACAATACCAGCGATGTGCTGGCTAAGATCCGCGAGGAGATTGACGAGCTTCAGGAGGCGATTGAGACGGGACAGTCTGCCGGGGAGCAGATGCTGGAGCTGGGCGACCTGCTTTTCGCAGCCACCAATGCGGCCCGCTTCATTGGAGCCGATCCGGAAGAAGCACTGACCCGCACCAACCGTAAGTTCGTAGCCCGGTTCGAATATATTGAGCGGCGTCTGCGCGATCAGGGGGTCCGGCTGGAGGACAGCCCGCTCGAAGAGATGGAAGCCCTCTGGCAGGAAGCCAAGGCGGAAGAGCGGAAGCAATAG
- a CDS encoding HU family DNA-binding protein, translated as MNKTDLVNNISEKSGLAKKDVETVLNGVLGEITEALASGDKVQLIGFGTFETRKRSGRTGRNPQSGAPIEIPESTVPAFKAGNKLKEAVN; from the coding sequence ATGAACAAGACAGATCTGGTAAACAACATTTCCGAGAAAAGCGGATTGGCCAAAAAAGACGTAGAAACCGTACTCAACGGAGTTCTGGGCGAAATTACAGAAGCTCTAGCAAGCGGAGATAAAGTACAGCTGATCGGTTTCGGTACTTTTGAAACGCGCAAACGTTCCGGCCGTACCGGCCGTAACCCGCAATCGGGCGCACCTATCGAAATTCCTGAATCCACAGTGCCGGCCTTCAAGGCAGGCAACAAGCTCAAAGAAGCCGTTAACTAA
- a CDS encoding RNA-binding S4 domain-containing protein gives MRLDKFLKVSRLIKRRTVAKDVSEQGRVLINGRESKPSSTVKIGDEITVQFGQKLVTVKVEKLVETTRKDEAAGMYTLLREEPVVKSTGLDW, from the coding sequence ATGCGACTGGACAAGTTCCTGAAGGTCTCCCGTCTGATCAAGCGCCGCACCGTGGCCAAGGATGTGTCCGAACAGGGCCGCGTGTTGATCAATGGACGGGAGTCCAAACCAAGCAGTACGGTGAAGATCGGTGACGAGATTACCGTGCAGTTCGGCCAAAAGCTTGTGACGGTCAAAGTGGAAAAGCTGGTGGAAACTACCCGCAAGGACGAGGCCGCCGGAATGTATACCCTGCTCCGTGAAGAGCCGGTTGTCAAAAGTACTGGACTCGATTGGTAG